One window from the genome of Pseudomonas frederiksbergensis encodes:
- the waaF gene encoding lipopolysaccharide heptosyltransferase II — protein MNILIVGPSWVGDMVMAQTLFQCLKLRHPQCEIDVLAPEWSRPILERMPEVRKALSFPLGHGVLELATRRRIGKSLAGQYEQAILLPNSLKSALVPFFAGIAKRTGWRGEFRYGLLNDVRTLDKDRYPLMIERFMALAYEPGAELPKPYPRPSLQIDPLTREAALAKFGLSLDRPVLALCPGAEFGESKRWPAEHYAQVAEAKIREGWQVWLFGSKNDHPVGEDIRSRLIPGLREESVNLSGDTSLAEAIDLLSCADSVVSNDSGLMHVAAALNRPLVAVYGSTSPGFTPPLADKVEVVRLGIECSPCFDRTCRFGHYNCLRQLMPPSVNEALERLQGTPVEVR, from the coding sequence ATGAATATTCTGATCGTTGGGCCCAGTTGGGTCGGTGACATGGTGATGGCGCAGACATTGTTCCAATGTCTCAAGCTGCGACATCCACAGTGCGAAATCGATGTCCTGGCCCCGGAATGGAGTCGGCCGATCCTTGAGCGCATGCCCGAAGTGCGCAAGGCCTTGAGCTTTCCGCTCGGCCATGGCGTGCTGGAGCTGGCGACCCGCCGGCGTATCGGCAAATCCCTGGCCGGCCAGTACGAGCAGGCCATCCTGTTGCCCAATTCGTTGAAGTCGGCGCTGGTGCCGTTCTTTGCCGGCATTGCCAAGCGCACCGGCTGGCGCGGCGAGTTTCGCTACGGCCTGCTCAATGACGTGCGCACGCTCGACAAGGATCGTTATCCATTGATGATCGAGCGCTTCATGGCCCTGGCCTATGAGCCGGGCGCCGAGTTGCCCAAGCCGTATCCGCGACCGAGCCTGCAGATCGACCCGCTAACGCGCGAAGCGGCCCTGGCCAAGTTCGGCTTGAGCCTGGATCGTCCGGTATTGGCCCTGTGCCCGGGCGCTGAGTTCGGTGAGTCCAAGCGCTGGCCGGCGGAGCATTACGCCCAGGTTGCCGAGGCGAAGATTCGTGAAGGCTGGCAAGTGTGGCTGTTCGGCTCGAAAAACGATCACCCGGTGGGAGAAGACATCCGTTCGCGGTTGATCCCAGGGCTGCGGGAAGAGTCGGTCAATCTCAGTGGCGACACGTCCCTGGCCGAGGCCATCGACCTGCTGTCCTGCGCCGATTCGGTGGTGTCCAACGACTCCGGCCTGATGCACGTCGCCGCGGCGCTGAACCGTCCGCTGGTGGCGGTCTATGGCTCCACTTCCCCGGGCTTTACGCCGCCGCTGGCCGATAAAGTCGAGGTCGTGCGCCTGGGCATCGAATGCAGCCCATGCTTCGACCGTACCTGCCGCTTCGGCCATTACAACTGCCTGCGCCAGCTCATGCCGCCGTCGGTGAACGAGGCACTGGAGCGTTTGCAGGGCACCCCCGTGGAGGTCCGGTAA
- the aceF gene encoding dihydrolipoyllysine-residue acetyltransferase: MSELIRVPDIGSGEGEVIELFVKVGDRIEADQSILTLESDKASMEVPAPKAGVIKSLKVKLGDRLKEGDELLELEVEGAAAAPEAAAPAAAPAAAEKPAAAPAAEAAPGTAPAPAAAPAAATVQDIHVPDIGSSGKAKIIEVLVKAGDTVEADQSLITLESDKASMEIPSPAAGVVESVEVKLEDEVGTGDLILKLKVAGAAAPAAPAQAAAPAAKAEAAPAPAAAPAAKAEAAPAPVAAAAPAPSGAKVHAGPAVRQLAREFGVELSAVGPSGPHGRVLKEDVQAYVKAMMQKAKNAPAEGATGGAGIPPIPAVDFSRFGETEEVAMTRLMQIGASSLHRSWLNIPHVTQFDQADITELEAFRVAQKAVAEKAGVKLTVLPLLLKACAHLLKELPDFNSSLAPSGKAVIRKKYVHIGFAVDTPEGLLVPVIRNVDQKSLLQLAGEAAALAEKARNKKLTADDMQGACFTISSLGHIGGTGFTPIVNAPEVAILGVSKATIQPVWDGKAFQPKLMLPLSLSYDHRVINGAAAARFTKRLSDLLGDIRTILL, from the coding sequence GTGAGCGAACTCATTCGCGTACCTGACATCGGCAGCGGTGAAGGTGAAGTAATTGAACTGTTTGTGAAGGTCGGCGACCGTATCGAAGCCGACCAGAGCATCCTGACGCTTGAATCGGACAAGGCCAGCATGGAAGTGCCAGCGCCGAAGGCCGGTGTCATCAAGAGCCTGAAAGTGAAGCTGGGCGATCGCCTGAAAGAAGGCGACGAGCTGCTGGAGCTGGAAGTCGAGGGCGCTGCTGCGGCGCCTGAAGCGGCCGCCCCTGCGGCTGCCCCGGCAGCGGCGGAGAAACCTGCCGCCGCACCGGCTGCCGAAGCGGCTCCCGGAACGGCTCCCGCGCCGGCTGCTGCACCTGCAGCGGCGACAGTCCAGGACATTCATGTTCCGGACATCGGTTCGTCGGGCAAGGCCAAGATCATCGAAGTGCTGGTCAAGGCTGGCGACACCGTCGAAGCCGACCAGTCGCTGATCACCCTGGAATCCGACAAGGCCAGCATGGAAATTCCTTCGCCGGCCGCCGGCGTGGTGGAAAGCGTCGAGGTCAAGCTGGAAGATGAAGTCGGTACCGGTGACCTGATCCTGAAGCTCAAGGTCGCTGGCGCTGCGGCACCCGCCGCACCCGCCCAGGCCGCTGCGCCAGCCGCCAAGGCTGAAGCAGCTCCAGCACCAGCCGCTGCGCCCGCCGCCAAGGCCGAGGCAGCCCCAGCGCCAGTCGCCGCTGCTGCGCCTGCACCTAGCGGTGCCAAGGTGCACGCTGGCCCAGCGGTGCGTCAGCTGGCCCGTGAATTCGGTGTCGAACTGTCCGCCGTCGGCCCAAGCGGCCCTCACGGCCGCGTGCTGAAGGAAGACGTGCAAGCCTACGTCAAGGCGATGATGCAGAAGGCCAAGAACGCCCCGGCCGAAGGCGCCACCGGCGGCGCGGGTATCCCGCCGATTCCGGCGGTGGACTTCAGCCGCTTCGGCGAAACCGAAGAAGTGGCCATGACTCGCCTGATGCAGATCGGCGCGTCGAGCCTGCACCGCAGCTGGCTGAACATCCCGCACGTGACTCAGTTCGACCAGGCTGACATCACCGAGCTGGAAGCTTTCCGCGTTGCACAGAAAGCCGTGGCGGAAAAGGCCGGCGTAAAGCTGACCGTCCTGCCATTGCTGCTCAAGGCCTGCGCACACCTGCTCAAGGAACTGCCGGACTTCAACAGCTCCCTGGCCCCAAGCGGCAAGGCTGTGATCCGCAAGAAATACGTGCACATCGGCTTTGCCGTCGACACCCCGGAAGGCCTGCTGGTACCGGTCATCCGCAACGTCGACCAGAAGAGCCTGCTGCAACTGGCTGGCGAAGCCGCTGCCCTGGCCGAAAAAGCCCGGAACAAGAAGCTCACCGCCGACGACATGCAGGGCGCCTGCTTCACCATCTCCAGCCTCGGCCACATTGGCGGCACCGGCTTCACGCCGATCGTCAACGCGCCGGAAGTGGCGATCCTGGGTGTTTCCAAGGCCACCATCCAGCCTGTCTGGGACGGTAAGGCCTTCCAGCCGAAGCTGATGCTGCCATTGTCGCTGTCCTACGATCACCGTGTGATCAACGGCGCCGCCGCTGCACGCTTCACCAAACGCTTGAGCGACCTGCTGGGCGACATCCGCACCATCCTGCTGTAA
- the aceE gene encoding pyruvate dehydrogenase (acetyl-transferring), homodimeric type: protein MQDLDPVETQEWLDALESVLDKEGEDRAHYLMTRMGELATRSGSQLPYAITTPYRNTIPVTHEARMPGDLFMERRIRSLVRWNALAMVMRTNLKDSDLGGHISSFASSATLYDIGFNYFFQAPTDEHGGDLIYFQGHASPGVYARAFMEGRITEDQMNNFRQEVDGNGLSSYPHPWLMPDFWQFPTVSMGLGPIQAIYQARFMKYLEARGFIQPGKQKVWCFMGDGECDEPESLGAISLAGREKLDNLIFVINCNLQRLDGPVRGNAKIIQELEGVFRGAQWNVNKVIWGRFWDPLLAKDVDGILQRRMDEVIDGEYQNYKAKDGAFVREHFFNSPELKAMVADLSDDEIWKLNRGGHDPYKVYAAYHQAVNHKEQPTVILAKTIKGYGTGAGEAKNTAHNTKKVDVESLKLFRDRFDIPVKDSELENLPFFKPEEGSAEARYLAERRAALGGFVPQRRAKSFSIPTPPLDTLKAILDGSGDREISTTMAFVRILAQLVKDKEIGSRIVPIIPDEARTFGMEGMFRQLGIYSSVGQLYEPVDKDQVMFYKEDKKGQILEEGINEAGAMSSFIAAGTSYSSHNQPMLPFYIFYSMFGFQRIGDLAWAAGDSRTRGFLIGGTAGRTTLNGEGLQHEDGHSHMLAGTIPNCRTYDPTYGYELAVIIQDGMKKMTEEQQDVFYYITVMNESYQQPAMPAGVEAGIVKGMYLLEEDTREAAHHVQLMGSGTILREVREAAKILREEFNVGADVWSVTSFNELRRDGLAVERSNRLHPGQKPKLSYVEECLNGRKGPVIASTDYMKLFAEQIRQWVPSKEFKVLGTDGFGRSDSRKKLRHFFEVDRKFVVLAALEALADRGDIEPKVVAEAIVKFGIDPEKRNPLDC from the coding sequence ATGCAAGACCTCGATCCCGTCGAAACCCAGGAATGGCTGGACGCCCTGGAATCGGTTCTCGACAAAGAAGGCGAAGACCGTGCTCATTATCTGATGACCCGTATGGGTGAACTCGCAACCCGCAGCGGTTCGCAACTGCCCTACGCCATCACCACGCCGTACCGCAACACGATCCCCGTTACCCACGAAGCACGCATGCCTGGCGACCTGTTCATGGAACGCCGCATTCGCTCGCTGGTGCGCTGGAACGCGTTGGCCATGGTCATGCGTACCAACCTGAAAGATTCCGACCTGGGCGGTCACATCTCCAGCTTCGCCTCCAGCGCGACGCTGTATGACATCGGCTTCAACTACTTCTTCCAGGCCCCGACCGACGAACACGGCGGCGACCTGATCTACTTCCAGGGTCACGCATCGCCAGGCGTCTACGCCCGTGCGTTCATGGAAGGCCGCATCACCGAAGACCAGATGAACAACTTCCGCCAGGAAGTGGACGGCAACGGCCTGTCCTCGTACCCGCACCCTTGGCTGATGCCTGACTTCTGGCAGTTCCCGACTGTTTCCATGGGCCTGGGCCCGATCCAGGCGATTTACCAGGCACGCTTCATGAAGTACCTGGAAGCCCGTGGCTTCATCCAGCCAGGCAAGCAGAAAGTCTGGTGCTTCATGGGCGACGGCGAGTGCGACGAGCCGGAATCCCTCGGCGCGATCTCGCTGGCAGGCCGCGAAAAGCTGGACAACCTGATCTTCGTCATCAACTGCAACCTGCAGCGCCTCGACGGCCCGGTTCGCGGCAACGCCAAGATCATCCAGGAACTCGAAGGCGTGTTCCGTGGCGCCCAGTGGAACGTTAACAAAGTCATCTGGGGCCGTTTCTGGGACCCACTGCTGGCCAAGGACGTCGATGGCATCCTGCAGCGTCGCATGGACGAAGTCATCGACGGCGAATACCAGAACTACAAGGCCAAGGACGGCGCGTTCGTCCGTGAACACTTCTTCAACTCGCCTGAACTCAAGGCAATGGTTGCCGATCTGTCCGACGACGAGATCTGGAAACTCAACCGTGGTGGCCACGACCCGTACAAGGTCTACGCGGCGTACCACCAGGCGGTCAATCACAAAGAGCAGCCAACTGTCATCCTGGCCAAGACCATCAAGGGTTATGGCACCGGTGCCGGTGAAGCGAAGAACACCGCGCACAACACCAAGAAGGTCGATGTCGAGAGCCTGAAGCTGTTCCGCGACCGCTTCGACATTCCGGTCAAGGACAGCGAGCTGGAAAACCTGCCGTTCTTCAAACCCGAAGAAGGCAGCGCCGAAGCCCGTTACCTGGCCGAGCGCCGTGCGGCATTGGGCGGTTTCGTGCCTCAGCGCCGCGCCAAGAGCTTCAGCATCCCGACTCCGCCACTCGATACCCTCAAGGCCATCCTGGACGGCTCTGGCGATCGTGAAATCTCCACCACCATGGCTTTCGTGCGAATCCTCGCGCAACTGGTCAAGGACAAGGAAATCGGCTCGCGCATCGTCCCGATCATCCCGGACGAAGCCCGTACCTTCGGTATGGAAGGCATGTTCCGCCAGTTGGGCATCTACTCGTCCGTCGGCCAGCTCTACGAGCCAGTCGATAAAGACCAGGTGATGTTCTACAAGGAAGACAAGAAGGGCCAGATCCTCGAAGAAGGCATCAACGAAGCGGGCGCCATGAGCTCCTTCATCGCCGCCGGTACTTCGTACTCCAGCCACAACCAGCCGATGCTGCCGTTCTACATCTTCTATTCGATGTTCGGCTTCCAGCGTATCGGTGACCTGGCCTGGGCCGCCGGCGACAGCCGTACCCGTGGCTTCCTGATCGGCGGCACCGCCGGCCGGACCACCCTCAACGGTGAAGGCCTGCAGCACGAAGACGGCCACAGTCACATGCTGGCCGGGACCATCCCGAACTGCCGCACCTATGATCCGACCTACGGCTACGAGCTGGCGGTGATCATCCAGGACGGCATGAAGAAGATGACCGAAGAGCAACAGGACGTCTTCTACTACATCACCGTGATGAACGAGTCCTACCAGCAGCCAGCCATGCCGGCCGGCGTGGAAGCAGGCATCGTCAAGGGCATGTACCTGCTCGAGGAAGACACCCGCGAAGCGGCGCATCACGTCCAGCTCATGGGCTCTGGCACCATCCTGCGCGAAGTGCGTGAAGCGGCGAAGATCCTGCGTGAAGAGTTCAACGTCGGCGCCGACGTCTGGAGTGTCACCAGCTTCAACGAACTGCGTCGCGACGGCCTGGCCGTGGAGCGCAGCAACCGCCTGCATCCTGGCCAGAAGCCAAAGCTGAGCTACGTCGAAGAGTGCCTGAACGGCCGCAAAGGTCCGGTCATCGCCTCCACCGACTACATGAAGCTGTTCGCCGAGCAGATCCGCCAGTGGGTTCCTTCCAAGGAATTCAAAGTGCTGGGCACCGACGGTTTCGGCCGTAGCGACAGCCGCAAGAAGCTGCGTCACTTCTTCGAAGTCGACCGTAAGTTCGTTGTGTTGGCAGCCCTGGAAGCCCTGGCTGACCGTGGCGATATCGAACCTAAAGTGGTGGCCGAAGCCATCGTCAAGTTCGGCATCGATCCGGAAAAACGCAACCCACTGGACTGCTGA
- a CDS encoding glycosyltransferase family 4 protein, with product MQLAFVLYKYFPFGGLQRDFMRIALECQRRGHQIRVYTLIWEGDVPPGFEVLVAPVKALFNHRRNEKLSAWMEADLAKRPVDRLIGFNKMPGLDVYYAADGCFEDKAQNLRNSLYRRWGRYRHFAEYERSVFAKDAKTEVLMISEVQQPLFIKHYGTPLERFHLLPPGIAQDRRRPADADEIRAAFRAEFELADDDLLLVQIGSGFKTKGVDRSLKALAALPAELRKRTRLFVIGQDDPKVFQLQSATLGLGDNVRFLKGRSDIPRFLLGADLLIHPAYNENTGTVLLEALVAGLPVLVSAVCGYAHYIAEADSGLVLDEPFEQAQLADYLGRMLNDADARAAWSRNGLAFAETADLYSMPQHAADVILAEHA from the coding sequence ATGCAATTGGCTTTTGTCCTTTACAAGTATTTCCCCTTCGGCGGCCTGCAGCGTGACTTCATGCGCATCGCCCTGGAATGCCAGCGGCGCGGTCACCAGATCCGCGTCTACACGCTGATCTGGGAAGGTGACGTGCCGCCAGGCTTCGAAGTGCTGGTGGCACCGGTCAAGGCGCTGTTCAACCATCGCCGCAACGAGAAGCTCAGCGCGTGGATGGAGGCTGACCTGGCCAAGCGTCCGGTGGATCGGCTGATCGGCTTCAACAAGATGCCAGGCCTGGACGTGTACTACGCCGCCGATGGCTGCTTCGAAGACAAGGCGCAGAACTTGCGCAATTCGCTGTACCGGCGCTGGGGCCGCTACCGGCATTTCGCCGAGTACGAGCGCTCCGTGTTCGCCAAGGACGCCAAGACCGAAGTCCTGATGATCTCCGAAGTCCAGCAGCCGTTGTTCATCAAGCACTACGGCACGCCGCTTGAGCGCTTTCACCTGCTGCCGCCAGGCATCGCCCAGGACCGCCGCCGGCCTGCCGACGCTGACGAGATTCGCGCCGCGTTCCGCGCCGAGTTCGAGCTGGCCGACGACGACCTGCTGTTGGTGCAGATCGGTTCCGGGTTCAAGACCAAGGGGGTCGACCGCAGCCTCAAGGCCCTGGCCGCGCTGCCCGCCGAACTGAGAAAACGCACCCGGCTGTTTGTAATCGGCCAGGACGACCCCAAAGTATTCCAATTACAGAGTGCCACCCTGGGGCTGGGCGATAACGTGCGGTTCCTCAAGGGGCGCAGTGACATCCCGCGTTTCCTGCTGGGCGCCGATCTGTTGATCCATCCGGCGTACAACGAAAACACCGGCACTGTGCTGCTTGAAGCACTGGTCGCCGGGCTGCCAGTGCTGGTCAGCGCGGTGTGTGGGTACGCCCATTACATCGCCGAGGCCGACAGTGGCCTGGTGCTGGACGAGCCGTTCGAACAAGCGCAGCTCGCCGACTACCTGGGCCGCATGTTGAACGACGCTGACGCTCGGGCGGCCTGGAGCCGCAACGGTCTGGCTTTCGCCGAGACGGCCGACCTCTACAGCATGCCGCAGCACGCGGCCGATGTGATATTGGCGGAGCACGCTTAA
- the glnE gene encoding bifunctional [glutamate--ammonia ligase]-adenylyl-L-tyrosine phosphorylase/[glutamate--ammonia-ligase] adenylyltransferase: MSLPSLAEIPAILQSLVSRAEQSFRAAVASLGDDHGLSAWTPQRWAEFNRVAAASDFVIEQSVRDPSMLLELVRSGELDRSLAQGEMRAQIGAAVQAAETEDELGRVLRRQRTRQQVRIIWRDLTRQADLVQTCRDLSDMADTCIDQAYQWLYQRLSQQFGTPTGRRSGEPQQMVILGMGKLGAVELNLSSDIDLIFAYPEGGETVGAKRPLDNQEFFIRVGQRLIKALDPMTVDGFVFRVDMRLRPYGSAGALVLSFNALEQYYQDQGRDWERYAMIKARVVAGDQVAGAQLLDMLRPFVYRRYLDFSAIEALRTMKQLIQQEVRRKGMADNIKLGSGGIREVEFIAQAFQLIHGGRDLSLQQRPLLKVLATLEGQGYLPSRVVDELRQGYEFLRYTEHAIQAIADRQTQMLPDNAQDQARIALMLGFADWSAFHEQLMYWRGRVAWHFGQVIADPDEEEGGEGELAVGGEWLPLWEDSQDEEAACRQLEEGGFTDASKALKALAALRASPQLRAMQRLGRERLDAFIPRLLAQAVEHADPDLVLERVLPLVEAVARRSAYLVLLTENPGALRRLLTLCAASPWIAEQITRFPLLLDELLNEGRLFKPPLAPELAAELRERLTRIPEDDLEQQMEALRHFKLAHRLRVAASEIAGSLPLMKVSDYLTWLAEAILEQVLALAWRQTVTKHGVPLRTDGSLCDPGFIIVGYGKVGGLELGHGSDLDLVFIHDGDPQAETDGPKPIDGAQFFTRLGQRIIHLLTAQTNSGQLYEVDMRLRPSGASGLLVSSLGAFDRYQENEAWTWEHQALVRARVLVGSQDVGQAFEKVRAKVLGRTRDLPTLRQEVSEMRAKMRDNLGSKATAAGTAPNAFEATAPFDLKQDAGGIVDIEFMVQYAALAWSEAYPSLVRYTDNIRILDGLQEVGLMPAEDATLLREAYKAYRSAAHRQALQKDAGVIAGDQFVDERRQVMRIWRELGLS; the protein is encoded by the coding sequence ATGAGCCTGCCCTCGCTTGCCGAAATACCGGCGATTCTCCAGTCATTGGTCAGTCGGGCCGAGCAGTCGTTCCGCGCGGCGGTCGCCTCCCTCGGTGACGACCATGGACTGTCTGCCTGGACGCCGCAGCGTTGGGCCGAGTTCAACCGCGTCGCCGCCGCCAGTGATTTTGTCATCGAGCAAAGTGTACGAGACCCTTCGATGCTGTTGGAACTGGTGCGTAGCGGCGAGTTGGACCGAAGCCTGGCCCAGGGTGAAATGCGCGCGCAGATCGGTGCGGCCGTGCAGGCCGCCGAGACCGAGGACGAGCTGGGTCGCGTCCTGCGTCGCCAGCGCACGCGCCAGCAAGTGCGAATCATCTGGCGCGACCTGACCCGCCAGGCCGACCTCGTCCAGACCTGCCGCGACCTGTCGGACATGGCCGATACCTGCATCGACCAGGCTTACCAATGGTTGTACCAACGCCTCAGCCAGCAATTCGGCACGCCCACCGGCCGGCGCAGTGGTGAGCCGCAGCAGATGGTCATCCTGGGCATGGGCAAGCTGGGCGCCGTTGAATTGAACCTGTCATCGGACATCGACCTGATCTTCGCCTACCCCGAAGGTGGCGAAACCGTCGGCGCGAAGCGGCCACTGGATAACCAGGAGTTTTTCATCCGCGTCGGCCAGCGCCTGATCAAGGCCCTCGATCCGATGACCGTCGACGGCTTTGTGTTCCGTGTCGATATGCGCCTGCGCCCTTACGGCTCGGCCGGTGCGCTTGTGCTGAGCTTCAATGCCCTGGAGCAGTATTACCAGGACCAGGGGCGCGACTGGGAGCGCTACGCGATGATCAAGGCGCGCGTGGTGGCGGGTGATCAGGTCGCCGGCGCGCAGTTGCTCGACATGCTGCGGCCGTTCGTCTATCGCCGTTACCTGGACTTTTCCGCCATCGAAGCGCTGCGCACCATGAAGCAACTGATCCAGCAGGAGGTGCGGCGCAAGGGCATGGCCGACAACATCAAGCTGGGCTCGGGCGGCATCCGCGAGGTGGAGTTCATTGCCCAGGCGTTTCAGTTGATCCACGGTGGACGCGACTTGAGCCTGCAGCAGCGACCCTTGTTGAAGGTGCTCGCCACGCTGGAAGGACAGGGCTACCTGCCGTCCAGGGTGGTCGACGAGCTGCGCCAGGGTTATGAATTCTTGCGTTATACCGAGCATGCGATCCAGGCCATTGCCGATCGCCAGACCCAGATGTTGCCGGACAATGCCCAGGATCAGGCGCGCATTGCGTTGATGCTGGGCTTCGCCGATTGGTCGGCGTTCCACGAACAGTTGATGTACTGGCGTGGGCGAGTGGCGTGGCATTTCGGCCAGGTCATCGCCGATCCGGATGAAGAAGAGGGCGGCGAAGGCGAACTCGCGGTGGGTGGGGAATGGCTGCCGCTGTGGGAAGACAGCCAGGATGAGGAGGCGGCGTGTCGCCAATTGGAGGAGGGCGGTTTTACCGATGCGTCCAAAGCGCTCAAGGCCTTGGCTGCCTTGCGCGCCAGCCCGCAATTGCGCGCCATGCAACGGCTGGGGCGCGAGCGCCTGGATGCGTTCATTCCGCGCCTGCTGGCCCAGGCGGTGGAGCATGCCGACCCGGACCTGGTGCTCGAGCGCGTATTGCCATTGGTGGAAGCCGTGGCGCGCCGTTCAGCTTATCTGGTGCTGCTGACCGAAAACCCGGGCGCGTTGCGGCGTTTGCTGACGCTGTGCGCGGCGAGTCCGTGGATTGCCGAGCAGATCACCCGTTTCCCGCTGTTGCTCGACGAGCTGCTTAATGAAGGTCGCTTGTTCAAGCCGCCACTGGCGCCTGAGCTGGCAGCGGAGTTGCGCGAACGCCTGACACGCATTCCCGAAGATGATCTTGAGCAACAGATGGAGGCCTTGCGGCATTTCAAGCTGGCCCACCGCTTGCGCGTGGCTGCCTCGGAAATCGCCGGCAGCCTGCCCTTGATGAAGGTCAGCGACTATCTGACCTGGCTTGCCGAGGCAATTCTCGAACAAGTGCTGGCCCTGGCCTGGCGCCAGACAGTCACCAAGCATGGCGTACCCTTGCGCACAGATGGCAGCCTGTGCGATCCGGGTTTCATTATTGTCGGTTATGGGAAAGTCGGCGGCCTGGAGTTGGGGCATGGTTCCGACCTGGACCTGGTGTTCATCCACGATGGCGACCCGCAAGCCGAAACCGACGGCCCGAAACCCATCGACGGCGCGCAATTCTTCACCCGGCTTGGCCAACGCATCATTCACCTGCTGACCGCCCAGACCAACTCCGGGCAGTTATACGAAGTGGATATGCGCCTGCGACCGTCCGGGGCGTCGGGGTTGCTGGTCAGTTCCTTGGGGGCGTTTGACCGTTACCAGGAAAACGAAGCCTGGACATGGGAGCATCAGGCGCTGGTACGTGCCAGGGTGCTGGTGGGCAGCCAGGACGTCGGCCAGGCGTTTGAAAAAGTGCGCGCCAAGGTGCTGGGGCGCACACGTGACTTGCCGACGCTGCGCCAGGAGGTCAGCGAGATGCGGGCCAAGATGCGCGACAACCTCGGCAGCAAGGCCACCGCCGCCGGGACCGCGCCGAATGCCTTCGAAGCCACGGCGCCCTTTGACCTCAAGCAGGATGCCGGAGGTATCGTCGATATTGAATTTATGGTGCAATACGCGGCCCTGGCGTGGTCCGAGGCGTACCCGTCGCTGGTGCGCTACACCGATAACATCCGCATCCTGGACGGATTGCAGGAGGTCGGGTTGATGCCCGCCGAGGATGCCACGCTGTTGCGCGAGGCCTACAAGGCCTACCGCTCCGCCGCCCACCGCCAGGCCTTGCAGAAAGACGCCGGGGTCATCGCAGGCGACCAGTTCGTGGATGAACGTCGACAGGTGATGCGGATCTGGCGGGAGTTGGGGCTGAGTTGA
- the waaC gene encoding lipopolysaccharide heptosyltransferase I — protein MRVLLIKTSSLGDVVHTLPALTDAARAIPGIKFDWAVEEGFAEIPTWHPAVGKVIPVAIRRWRKNVWQTIKSGEWRRFKQSMRAEKYDLVIDAQGLLKSAWLTRYVKAPVAGLDKDSAREPLAARFYSRRLAVARGQHAVERVRQLFALALGYDLPQTQGSYGLDIDRLVELPRPYPYVVFLHGTTWESKHWPELYWRQLTERMGQFGVVVKLPWGNPAEKARAERIASGLRNALVLPKLNLGGMGKVLAGAQACVAVDTGLGHLAAALDVPTISLLGPTNPVLTGAYGKGQVHLASDFPCAPCMQKQCTYPPTAEDARRFDLKREQPLCFTRLNPERVASHLSTLLAEEPR, from the coding sequence TTGCGGGTATTGTTGATCAAGACCTCTTCGCTGGGGGATGTGGTCCACACGTTGCCAGCGCTGACCGATGCGGCGCGGGCGATTCCGGGCATCAAGTTCGATTGGGCCGTGGAAGAAGGGTTTGCCGAAATCCCGACCTGGCACCCAGCTGTGGGCAAAGTTATCCCGGTGGCGATCCGCCGCTGGCGCAAAAATGTCTGGCAAACCATCAAGAGCGGAGAATGGCGACGCTTCAAGCAGAGCATGCGAGCCGAAAAATATGACTTGGTGATCGATGCCCAAGGCTTGCTGAAAAGCGCCTGGCTGACCCGCTACGTCAAGGCGCCGGTGGCTGGCCTGGATAAGGATTCGGCGCGTGAGCCCCTGGCGGCGCGCTTTTATTCGCGGCGCCTGGCGGTGGCACGTGGTCAGCATGCGGTGGAGCGTGTGCGTCAATTGTTCGCCTTGGCGCTGGGCTATGACTTGCCGCAAACCCAGGGCAGCTATGGTCTGGACATCGACCGGCTCGTGGAGCTGCCACGCCCATACCCTTACGTGGTCTTCCTCCATGGCACGACTTGGGAATCCAAGCATTGGCCCGAACTTTACTGGCGCCAGCTCACTGAGCGCATGGGTCAGTTCGGCGTGGTCGTCAAACTGCCGTGGGGTAATCCAGCCGAGAAGGCCCGGGCCGAACGCATCGCCAGTGGGCTGCGCAACGCCCTGGTGCTGCCGAAACTGAACCTGGGCGGCATGGGCAAGGTGCTCGCTGGCGCCCAGGCTTGCGTGGCGGTGGACACGGGGCTCGGGCACTTGGCCGCGGCCTTGGACGTGCCAACCATTTCATTGCTCGGCCCGACCAATCCGGTGCTGACCGGCGCCTATGGCAAGGGCCAGGTTCACCTCGCCAGTGATTTCCCTTGCGCGCCCTGCATGCAAAAACAATGCACTTACCCGCCAACTGCCGAGGATGCCCGGCGGTTTGACCTGAAACGCGAGCAGCCCCTGTGCTTCACGCGTCTGAACCCCGAGCGTGTTGCCAGCCACCTGAGCACGTTATTGGCTGAGGAGCCGCGCTGA